Proteins encoded within one genomic window of Thiothrix litoralis:
- a CDS encoding efflux RND transporter periplasmic adaptor subunit: MTTRKQASGFLVLSFCASIFSVQAAEIIQVETTGSRSQSVLGSTVIPYKEVALSAQIPGVVKYVAGPVGTNLTEGGVVFKIDESQLIAKRNAVIAQISIAQAALQNAQAQYYRELTSPRSKDIGAMPGFGMPAMFDRMAVKPFANSFMGGYDTDAVRQGDLSNVMASVSQAQGQLQQANSQLQEIDSALRDASALAPFEGIIMEKMVEVGDTVQPGQPLIKYGYVKYKRLQADVPSGLVGNLSKDMLLPARIDGSTNTSVRVSEISPVADPNRHTVTVKFDIPMEINTAPGMYAEIYVPENKKGSSQVTVIPRSALMKGSSLPGVLVVKEDNTSELRMVRLGSEQNGGTKVSIISGLNPGDKIIDNPPVGVTSGWMPAAAQ; encoded by the coding sequence ATGACTACACGCAAACAAGCGTCTGGATTTTTAGTGCTTAGCTTCTGTGCAAGCATCTTCTCGGTACAAGCTGCTGAAATTATCCAGGTAGAAACCACAGGCTCCCGCTCACAATCCGTATTGGGCAGCACGGTTATCCCGTACAAAGAAGTCGCTTTGAGCGCCCAAATCCCCGGTGTCGTGAAATACGTTGCAGGGCCTGTCGGCACCAATCTGACAGAAGGTGGAGTTGTCTTCAAGATTGACGAATCCCAGTTAATCGCCAAGCGTAATGCCGTCATTGCGCAGATTTCCATTGCCCAAGCTGCGCTACAAAATGCCCAGGCACAGTATTACCGCGAACTGACCTCGCCGCGCAGCAAAGACATCGGCGCAATGCCGGGTTTCGGGATGCCCGCCATGTTCGACCGGATGGCTGTCAAACCGTTTGCCAATTCTTTCATGGGTGGCTACGACACCGATGCTGTGCGCCAAGGCGACCTCAGCAATGTGATGGCCAGCGTTTCGCAAGCACAAGGCCAGCTTCAGCAAGCCAACTCGCAATTGCAGGAAATTGATTCTGCCCTGCGTGACGCCAGCGCCCTTGCCCCGTTTGAAGGCATCATCATGGAAAAGATGGTGGAAGTCGGTGACACCGTACAGCCGGGTCAACCCCTGATCAAATACGGCTACGTCAAATACAAGCGTTTGCAGGCGGATGTCCCGTCCGGTCTGGTTGGCAACCTGAGCAAGGATATGCTGCTACCGGCACGGATCGACGGCAGCACCAACACCTCGGTACGGGTATCGGAAATTTCGCCAGTCGCAGACCCTAATCGTCATACCGTCACCGTGAAATTCGACATTCCGATGGAAATCAACACTGCCCCCGGCATGTATGCTGAAATCTATGTACCCGAAAACAAAAAGGGTAGCAGTCAGGTAACGGTTATCCCACGCTCTGCCCTGATGAAAGGCAGCAGCTTGCCCGGCGTGCTGGTGGTAAAAGAGGATAACACCTCCGAGTTGCGTATGGTGCGCTTGGGTTCTGAGCAGAATGGTGGCACTAAAGTGTCGATCATTTCCGGCTTGAACCCCGGCGACAAGATCATTGATAACCCACCCGTGGGCGTTACTTCAGGCTGGATGCCAGCGGCGGCGCAGTAA
- a CDS encoding RDD family protein: MRLDTTYTVNTPEGIALELSPAGPVPRLLAWLLDLLLRSLVNVALFLMLSTLGKTGAGIALILAFLLEWFYPVYFELRQQGQTPGKKMLDIYVAQADASPITPSASLVRNLLRVVDFLPLLYGFGFASMMLNGRFQRLGDLAANTVVLHKTPRNPHYNHAVDTDPIRPEVSLSLPEQQAIMLFAQRSYTLTPARQDELARMTGSLVAQQDNPARWLQGIARWLSGGGRS, from the coding sequence ATGAGACTGGACACCACTTACACCGTCAATACGCCGGAAGGCATTGCCTTGGAGCTTTCACCCGCAGGCCCCGTGCCACGCCTGTTGGCATGGCTGCTGGATTTGCTGTTGCGTTCTTTGGTCAACGTCGCCTTGTTTTTGATGCTATCAACACTGGGAAAAACAGGGGCAGGCATTGCCTTAATCCTGGCTTTTTTATTGGAGTGGTTTTACCCGGTTTATTTTGAATTGCGCCAGCAAGGGCAAACACCCGGCAAAAAAATGCTCGACATTTATGTAGCACAAGCCGATGCCAGCCCCATCACACCTTCCGCATCGCTGGTACGCAACCTGCTACGCGTTGTCGACTTTTTACCGCTGCTATACGGTTTCGGGTTTGCCAGCATGATGCTGAATGGGCGTTTCCAACGTTTGGGTGATTTGGCGGCTAATACCGTGGTACTCCACAAAACCCCGCGTAACCCTCATTACAACCATGCCGTCGACACCGACCCGATACGCCCGGAAGTCAGTCTGAGCCTGCCCGAGCAACAAGCCATCATGTTATTTGCCCAGCGCAGCTACACACTCACCCCGGCACGCCAAGATGAACTCGCCCGCATGACCGGCTCCTTGGTAGCACAGCAAGACAACCCTGCCCGCTGGCTGCAAGGCATTGCCCGCTGGCTGAGCGGAGGCGGCAGGTCATGA
- a CDS encoding stage II sporulation protein M, whose translation MKQERFIHRYQPQWDQFEAWLDYQQLPKKQRKALPEPALDFPQAYRQLCHHLALAQSRLYSPLLIGQLNERVTRGHNHLYTSRLHFAHRFVNFYLRDLPQLVRREWQAVLLAGLLFFGSFFAILIAIQIQPDLVYSVIDGSQVAGMEEMYDPARTSRLGREREADSDIYMFGYYIKNNTGIGFQVFAGGLLYGLGSLFFLFYNGLVIGAVAGHLTQMGYISTFWGFVAGHSAFELTAIVLAGAAGFKLAAALIMPGRKSRALALRDNAQEAIGIVYGSATLFVMAAFVEALWSSQPWIPLMVKYGVGIALWLLVIGYFTRLGRGASHETG comes from the coding sequence ATGAAACAGGAACGGTTCATCCACCGATACCAGCCGCAGTGGGATCAATTCGAGGCATGGCTGGATTACCAGCAACTCCCCAAAAAACAACGCAAGGCATTGCCGGAACCGGCGCTGGATTTCCCGCAAGCCTATCGCCAACTGTGCCACCACCTGGCCTTAGCACAATCACGCTTGTACAGCCCCTTGCTGATTGGGCAACTCAATGAACGGGTGACACGCGGGCATAACCACCTGTATACCTCGCGGCTACATTTTGCACACCGTTTTGTCAATTTCTACCTGCGGGATTTGCCGCAACTGGTGCGCCGTGAATGGCAAGCGGTCTTGCTGGCGGGCTTACTGTTTTTCGGCAGCTTTTTTGCCATTTTGATCGCCATCCAGATTCAGCCTGACCTGGTGTATTCGGTGATTGATGGCTCTCAAGTGGCGGGGATGGAAGAGATGTACGACCCGGCACGTACCTCCCGTCTCGGGCGTGAACGCGAAGCCGACAGCGATATTTACATGTTCGGTTATTACATCAAGAACAATACCGGCATTGGCTTTCAGGTGTTTGCCGGGGGCTTGTTATACGGTTTGGGCAGTTTATTTTTTCTGTTTTACAACGGGCTGGTGATTGGTGCGGTTGCCGGGCATTTGACCCAGATGGGTTATATCAGCACCTTCTGGGGGTTTGTGGCGGGGCACAGTGCTTTCGAGCTGACCGCTATCGTGCTGGCGGGTGCTGCGGGTTTCAAACTGGCTGCGGCGTTGATCATGCCGGGGCGCAAATCGCGGGCGCTGGCTTTGCGTGACAATGCGCAGGAGGCTATCGGCATCGTGTACGGCTCTGCCACCCTGTTCGTTATGGCAGCGTTTGTGGAAGCCTTATGGTCATCGCAGCCCTGGATTCCGCTCATGGTGAAATACGGCGTGGGCATTGCCTTGTGGCTGCTGGTGATCGGCTATTTCACCCGACTCGGACGCGGGGCTTCGCATGAAACTGGATGA
- a CDS encoding DUF4350 domain-containing protein: protein MKLQHILIGLFVALVMTIGVFWFLKNYEYKEVNEYIGLRGEAKSNPLFAARLFLEGMGIPAERKDSLQTLPATDTVLLIDTERYTLSRQKIDEILAWVERGGHLITRAHTTSSDTLYDDTEDTDKEAEKSPVPPPSNNDMLQSTLGVSIGEHVIPEDDDLPLDAQLSNMSHPLQVDPEFFYALQTTTANYPQSYNDADWLQEIERGKGLITLAANLDFIENHSLEDYDHAAFLWYMLHSLRDEPAGVWLIHTDDMPPLWKLIWEHAWALVLTLALLIPLSILALSPRFGPMIPKPALERRRILEHIHASGLFMWQRHRQHGDTQYNSFIASAEQLNPGTRKQHDNSNPDA from the coding sequence ATGAAACTCCAACACATCCTCATCGGCCTGTTCGTCGCCCTCGTCATGACCATCGGGGTTTTCTGGTTCCTGAAAAACTATGAATACAAGGAAGTCAATGAATACATCGGTTTGCGTGGTGAAGCCAAAAGCAACCCGCTTTTCGCTGCCCGGCTGTTTTTGGAAGGCATGGGTATTCCCGCCGAACGCAAAGACAGCCTGCAAACCTTACCCGCTACCGACACTGTGCTGCTGATCGACACCGAACGTTACACCCTGTCGCGGCAAAAAATCGACGAAATCCTCGCGTGGGTAGAACGCGGCGGGCACTTGATCACCCGCGCTCACACTACCAGCAGTGACACCCTCTATGACGATACCGAGGATACCGACAAGGAAGCCGAAAAGTCACCCGTGCCGCCCCCAAGCAACAACGACATGCTGCAAAGCACCTTGGGCGTCAGTATCGGCGAACACGTCATCCCGGAAGATGATGACCTGCCGCTGGATGCGCAACTCTCCAACATGAGCCACCCGCTGCAAGTAGACCCGGAATTTTTCTACGCGCTGCAAACCACCACAGCAAACTACCCGCAAAGCTACAACGATGCTGACTGGTTACAGGAAATCGAACGCGGCAAAGGTTTAATCACGCTCGCAGCCAACCTCGACTTCATCGAAAACCACTCGCTTGAAGATTACGACCACGCCGCCTTCCTGTGGTACATGCTGCATAGCTTGAGGGATGAACCTGCTGGCGTCTGGCTGATACATACAGATGATATGCCACCGTTGTGGAAGCTCATCTGGGAACACGCCTGGGCATTGGTACTCACTTTGGCCTTACTGATTCCGCTAAGTATTCTCGCCCTTAGCCCACGCTTTGGACCGATGATCCCCAAACCAGCACTGGAGCGCCGCCGCATTCTGGAACACATCCACGCCAGTGGTCTATTCATGTGGCAACGTCACCGCCAACACGGCGACACCCAATACAACAGCTTCATCGCAAGCGCCGAACAACTTAACCCAGGCACAAGGAAACAACATGACAACAGCAACCCTGACGCTTGA
- a CDS encoding AAA family ATPase, with protein MTTATLTLEQASQLADSIRHEISKALIGQKQVVGETLIALLAGGHVLIEGVPGLGKTLLVRALARTISGQFARIQFTPDLMPADISGHVLFDMQNQRFNVRKGPVFTNLLLADEINRAPAKTQSALLEVMQEQQVTIEGQSLPVPLPFMTLATQNPLEQEGTYPLPEAQLDRFLLKVFIDYPALEEEAEMVSIVTDKQIGDRFNLNNLQAIATPEQVLAMQTVTADIAVDVHVLDYAVRITRATRHWQGLRFGAGPRGSIALIRAARANALLAGRDFVHPDDIKQVCLPILRHRVSLSPEMELEGYNADHLLTALLDKTEAPRR; from the coding sequence ATGACAACAGCAACCCTGACGCTTGAACAAGCCAGCCAACTGGCTGACAGCATCCGCCACGAAATAAGCAAAGCGCTGATCGGGCAAAAACAAGTCGTCGGCGAAACCCTCATCGCGCTACTCGCCGGTGGTCACGTACTGATCGAAGGTGTGCCGGGCTTAGGCAAAACCTTGCTGGTACGCGCCCTCGCCCGCACCATCAGCGGACAGTTTGCCCGCATCCAGTTCACCCCCGACCTGATGCCCGCCGACATCAGCGGCCACGTCCTGTTCGACATGCAGAACCAGCGTTTCAACGTGCGCAAGGGGCCAGTGTTCACCAACCTGTTGCTGGCGGATGAAATCAACCGCGCCCCCGCCAAAACCCAATCTGCCTTACTCGAAGTGATGCAGGAACAACAAGTCACCATCGAAGGCCAGTCATTACCCGTCCCCCTGCCCTTCATGACGCTCGCCACTCAGAACCCGCTGGAACAAGAAGGCACTTACCCCTTGCCGGAAGCCCAACTTGACCGTTTCCTGCTGAAAGTTTTCATCGACTACCCGGCGCTCGAAGAAGAGGCTGAAATGGTCAGTATTGTCACCGACAAGCAAATCGGCGACCGTTTCAATCTCAACAACCTGCAAGCCATTGCTACCCCCGAACAAGTACTGGCGATGCAAACCGTCACTGCTGACATTGCGGTGGATGTTCACGTACTCGATTACGCAGTGCGCATTACCCGCGCCACTCGCCACTGGCAAGGCTTGCGCTTTGGGGCGGGGCCACGCGGCAGCATTGCCCTGATCCGTGCGGCACGTGCCAATGCTTTGCTGGCAGGCCGCGATTTTGTCCACCCGGATGACATCAAGCAAGTGTGCCTGCCGATCCTGCGCCACCGTGTTTCCCTGTCACCGGAAATGGAGCTGGAAGGCTATAACGCCGACCATTTGCTCACAGCACTACTCGACAAAACCGAAGCGCCACGCAGATGA
- a CDS encoding DUF58 domain-containing protein, whose translation MMLPARRAFQLLGVNAAIALLVSVFPERIVLWYVAVGASLLAAFVDLLLAVTEPTPRGERFVPHSLPLGVKRNVRLKIHNTGKRPLTLDVFDHFPLEVSARGFPLRLGLTGGTFAEPLYEVTANERGKLLFPCLQIRVRSPLQFWWHDLKLPVVSEVKVYPNFAAVAQYALMATDHHLSHMGIMKKRRRGEGQDFHQLREYRAGDSLRQIDWKASSRMRRPISREYQDERDQEIIFLLDCGHRMLAKDDSLSHFDHTLNAILLLTYVALRQGDAVGLGSFAGQSRWLPAHKGQHNVQHMLDALYDLQPTTQAPDYAQAVTELLVRQKKRALVILLTNLRDEDLDDLLPAVHILRKRHLVLLASMREQAIDQALDKPVDNQEDALHKAAVQHYLATREATLQRIRAAGIRCLDVAPPALSVNLINHYLDIKRSGIL comes from the coding sequence ATGATGTTACCCGCCCGCCGTGCGTTTCAATTGCTGGGCGTGAATGCGGCGATAGCCTTGCTTGTCAGCGTGTTCCCTGAACGGATTGTCCTGTGGTATGTGGCAGTGGGGGCAAGCCTGCTGGCGGCCTTCGTTGATTTGTTGTTAGCGGTGACAGAACCCACACCGCGTGGCGAACGCTTCGTGCCCCATTCCTTGCCACTGGGGGTGAAACGCAACGTGCGTCTCAAGATCCACAATACCGGCAAGCGCCCCCTAACCCTCGACGTTTTTGATCATTTCCCATTGGAAGTCAGCGCCCGTGGTTTCCCGCTCCGCTTGGGCTTGACCGGCGGCACTTTCGCCGAGCCGCTGTATGAAGTGACGGCCAACGAACGCGGTAAACTGTTATTCCCTTGCCTGCAAATCCGGGTACGCTCCCCGCTGCAATTCTGGTGGCATGACCTCAAGTTGCCCGTGGTATCTGAAGTGAAGGTTTACCCCAACTTCGCCGCCGTGGCGCAATACGCGCTGATGGCAACCGACCACCACCTCAGTCACATGGGTATCATGAAAAAGCGTCGTCGGGGTGAAGGGCAGGATTTCCACCAGCTCCGCGAATACCGCGCCGGGGACAGCCTGCGCCAGATCGACTGGAAAGCCAGTTCGCGGATGCGCCGTCCCATTTCCCGCGAGTATCAGGATGAACGTGATCAGGAAATCATTTTCCTGCTGGATTGCGGGCATCGGATGCTGGCGAAAGACGACAGCCTTTCGCATTTTGACCATACCCTGAACGCCATCCTGCTATTGACCTATGTAGCGCTACGGCAGGGCGATGCGGTAGGCTTAGGCAGTTTCGCCGGGCAAAGCCGCTGGTTGCCTGCCCACAAGGGGCAACACAATGTCCAGCACATGCTGGATGCGTTGTATGATTTGCAGCCTACCACCCAAGCGCCCGATTACGCTCAGGCCGTGACTGAATTACTGGTACGTCAGAAAAAACGCGCCCTGGTGATCCTGCTGACCAATTTACGTGATGAAGATCTGGATGACTTGCTGCCTGCGGTACACATCTTGCGCAAGCGCCATCTGGTGTTGCTGGCGAGTATGCGTGAACAAGCCATTGATCAAGCGCTGGACAAACCAGTCGACAATCAGGAAGATGCGCTGCACAAAGCCGCTGTACAGCATTATCTGGCAACACGGGAAGCAACCTTACAACGCATCCGTGCGGCTGGGATCCGCTGTCTGGATGTCGCGCCCCCGGCGTTGTCGGTTAACCTGATTAACCATTACCTCGATATCAAGCGCAGCGGGATATTGTAA